From Lentisphaera araneosa HTCC2155, the proteins below share one genomic window:
- a CDS encoding right-handed parallel beta-helix repeat-containing protein, translating to MKPVLTEFTPKLLKCWIHFTDIKPLKQQKNMKKNISIILLLLFGNISLATANDNFKDQLKAADALFSNSRDQAQETYRDLLDQIPGKYEPFRSLIILRLAYTTRQADRMKVLKHLDQLTYVPEHHALAAKEMIAEIEGKNNHGHQRTAIPLLPKVDVTIDVSLNGKIDNLGDALIAARKAKSKGKSVEIVLASGTYLQKETLELNEQDTGLIIRSADTQNPAIISGGLRLKKWSKELSPAALNRLPESSKTKVLACDIKANGADEIHELLMGGVFDKRPGTVVTSKSQKTTTSLAIPELFYKGEAQGLARWPNDKTTKLPINKKPKKANPYFKRWNNESDLWLHGYFGVHWADTYQKFERVHRDGKITVVPPDHPFGFKLGDGQVVNALCELDQPGEWHFDSKNNLIHYLPPSGFDPTQCVLSSFGTPIIAKDCDNLQIRDLNINYTRGDAMIMLDCDNLLIKGVNIEHCSGYGLKSIGGIKQLIHSCKIASMGCGGLIVKSGDSTSLTPGHSIIENCQISGMSRINRTYTPALNLNGMAFKVRHNLFLDIPSSALSFQVCDTLVELNTFRNCVYESGDQGAIDIYANPLARGNIIRWNLFDDIIAEHQDKLGAAGIRLDDYVSGFMISENIFRMGGQGSYGMFFGAVQINKGWDNYIEGNIIIDWPRAVSGRTGVREMWDTMKHHKHTQQRLKAVDWKSEAWQKKYPRVRDIMDREGHSNYLADNQQFGTGDWHGVANSMNVANIRGPEDFHGESLNSIKYFLSPWHQIPVDLIGPYDERSLLK from the coding sequence ATGAAGCCAGTTTTAACTGAATTCACCCCAAAACTTCTAAAGTGCTGGATTCATTTCACTGATATTAAACCTCTAAAACAGCAGAAAAACATGAAGAAAAACATCTCTATAATCCTGCTATTATTATTCGGAAATATTTCCTTGGCCACCGCGAATGATAATTTTAAAGATCAGCTTAAAGCTGCCGATGCTCTTTTCTCAAACTCAAGAGATCAGGCTCAAGAAACTTACCGTGACTTACTAGATCAAATTCCTGGAAAATATGAGCCTTTCCGTTCCTTGATAATTTTGCGATTGGCCTATACAACGCGTCAGGCTGACCGGATGAAAGTTCTCAAACACTTAGATCAGCTAACCTATGTCCCGGAACATCACGCTCTGGCAGCTAAGGAGATGATTGCAGAAATTGAAGGGAAAAATAACCATGGACATCAGAGAACTGCTATTCCGTTGTTACCGAAGGTTGATGTAACAATTGATGTTTCCCTCAATGGAAAAATTGATAATCTGGGCGATGCACTAATTGCGGCACGCAAAGCTAAGTCTAAAGGAAAATCAGTTGAGATCGTTCTCGCATCAGGCACTTACCTTCAGAAAGAAACTCTTGAGTTGAATGAACAGGATACTGGCTTGATCATTCGTTCCGCTGACACCCAAAATCCAGCCATAATAAGCGGTGGCCTTAGGCTAAAGAAATGGAGTAAGGAGCTTTCTCCAGCGGCACTGAATAGATTACCAGAGTCAAGTAAAACTAAGGTCTTAGCCTGTGATATAAAAGCTAACGGCGCTGATGAAATCCACGAACTGCTTATGGGCGGCGTATTCGATAAACGGCCCGGTACAGTTGTTACATCCAAATCACAAAAAACTACGACCAGTCTAGCTATCCCTGAACTATTTTATAAGGGTGAAGCACAAGGCCTAGCACGCTGGCCTAATGACAAGACAACAAAGCTCCCCATCAACAAAAAACCTAAAAAGGCGAACCCCTACTTCAAGCGGTGGAACAATGAGTCTGATCTTTGGCTACACGGTTATTTTGGTGTTCATTGGGCTGATACCTATCAGAAATTTGAGCGCGTACATCGAGACGGAAAAATTACGGTTGTGCCGCCAGACCATCCGTTTGGATTCAAGCTTGGAGATGGGCAAGTAGTCAATGCTCTATGTGAGTTAGATCAACCTGGAGAGTGGCATTTTGACAGCAAAAATAATCTTATCCACTACCTGCCTCCTTCTGGGTTTGATCCGACTCAATGTGTACTTTCATCATTCGGCACGCCAATCATCGCCAAAGACTGTGACAATCTACAGATACGGGACCTCAACATCAATTACACTCGTGGTGATGCAATGATTATGCTCGATTGTGACAATCTATTGATCAAAGGAGTCAATATTGAACATTGCTCAGGATATGGACTCAAGAGCATCGGTGGAATTAAGCAACTCATTCATTCCTGCAAAATAGCAAGTATGGGCTGTGGTGGGCTTATCGTAAAGTCGGGCGACTCGACAAGTTTGACTCCAGGCCATTCTATTATTGAAAATTGCCAAATCAGTGGCATGTCACGCATCAATCGAACCTATACTCCCGCTTTAAATCTGAATGGTATGGCATTCAAAGTTCGTCATAATCTTTTCTTAGATATTCCAAGTAGCGCACTCAGTTTTCAGGTTTGTGATACCCTCGTAGAGTTAAATACCTTCCGTAACTGTGTCTACGAATCTGGTGATCAGGGAGCGATAGATATATATGCCAACCCGCTTGCACGAGGCAATATTATTCGCTGGAATCTCTTTGATGACATTATCGCCGAACACCAGGATAAGCTGGGCGCCGCAGGCATCAGACTAGATGATTATGTCAGCGGTTTCATGATTAGTGAGAACATCTTCAGAATGGGCGGTCAAGGAAGTTATGGGATGTTCTTTGGCGCGGTACAGATAAACAAAGGTTGGGACAACTATATCGAAGGTAATATCATTATCGATTGGCCCCGTGCAGTCAGCGGCCGGACCGGCGTGCGTGAGATGTGGGATACTATGAAGCATCACAAGCATACCCAGCAAAGGTTGAAGGCCGTAGACTGGAAGTCCGAGGCATGGCAGAAGAAGTATCCACGCGTTCGCGATATTATGGATAGAGAGGGGCACAGCAATTACCTGGCCGACAACCAGCAGTTTGGCACCGGTGACTGGCATGGTGTTGCCAACTCGATGAACGTGGCCAATATCCGCGGCCCGGAAGACTTCCACGGTGAAAGTTTGAATTCAATTAAGTACTTCCTTTCACCCTGGCATCAGATCCCCGTCGATCTGATTGGACCGTATGACGAAAGATCACTATTAAAATAA
- a CDS encoding DUF1670 domain-containing protein: MSIQIANSQENQSRRLSLKTMNQQMSHLAVHGAGLSPWEAKELVRMIDEVYFSYSQKELKEGQLKYNCVSAKEGAGKALKDCEMISVTLSVFSDFDEEELPNRKNKQRQVVRRQRRLIRLSEEARDQGGLLSQEDLAKLLMCDTKTIRRDVKHLQEEGIVIPTRGQQKDIGPGVTHRELVIRHWVEGKEEVEVASATKHSMGAVESYLQKFKVAVYLRVGKSFTDHEIAVVAGISQRGVKTFLKIYDEFKNKDMFKHRLDEILLTGDEYYKEVGEKKDSLLSNLSNPVWSRA; this comes from the coding sequence ATGAGTATACAAATAGCGAACTCTCAAGAAAATCAAAGTCGTCGCCTGTCTTTAAAAACAATGAATCAGCAAATGAGTCACTTGGCGGTTCATGGAGCGGGCCTAAGTCCTTGGGAAGCCAAAGAACTGGTTCGCATGATAGATGAGGTCTATTTTTCCTACAGCCAAAAGGAACTGAAAGAAGGTCAACTCAAGTACAACTGCGTCTCGGCCAAGGAAGGTGCAGGTAAGGCACTCAAAGACTGTGAAATGATAAGCGTCACTCTAAGTGTATTCAGTGATTTTGACGAAGAAGAGTTGCCCAATAGAAAAAATAAACAACGGCAAGTTGTTCGCCGTCAGCGCAGATTAATACGTTTGAGCGAAGAGGCCCGCGATCAAGGAGGTCTATTAAGCCAGGAGGATTTGGCCAAGCTGTTGATGTGTGATACAAAAACGATCCGACGTGATGTCAAACACTTACAAGAGGAAGGTATTGTCATTCCGACGCGTGGCCAACAAAAAGATATTGGTCCTGGAGTTACACACCGTGAATTGGTCATTCGTCATTGGGTGGAAGGCAAAGAAGAAGTTGAAGTTGCGAGTGCTACAAAACATTCGATGGGCGCCGTTGAGAGTTACCTTCAAAAGTTTAAAGTTGCGGTTTACTTACGGGTAGGGAAGAGCTTCACTGACCATGAAATCGCGGTAGTTGCAGGAATCTCACAACGCGGCGTGAAGACATTCCTTAAGATTTACGACGAGTTTAAGAATAAAGATATGTTCAAACATCGTCTGGATGAAATCCTGCTTACAGGAGATGAATACTATAAGGAAGTTGGCGAAAAAAAAGACTCACTACTGTCGAATCTATCAAATCCCGTATGGAGCAGAGCATGA
- a CDS encoding DUF1670 domain-containing protein produces the protein MKTHISANEATYGPQQYKTFAGALTAFFSEECPQLGGMRTRQVLSSAIISMVNKYYPETSHLKPGQTPWVTTDKNATKSYGKKISQTPLVSIILDLVRAEDIQERKDGKKLRDMKKEAVARMLKQSYEQGGCMTSVELAILLKISPPTVGKYIKEWELEHNEVLPRRGSIHDMGPTLTHKKIIIEKLFIKKLSVQQVSRETYHSFQAIQRYISKFKQVLICYKKDMNINEIAKVVGNTPRLIKEYEAIILEYKDRGFVLEQIINTDAKVDSQYETIINDLNSQKN, from the coding sequence ATGAAGACGCATATTTCAGCGAATGAAGCAACTTACGGACCACAACAATATAAAACTTTTGCTGGAGCTTTAACAGCTTTTTTCTCTGAGGAGTGTCCGCAACTGGGAGGAATGAGGACTCGGCAAGTTTTGAGCTCAGCTATTATCTCTATGGTCAATAAATACTACCCTGAAACTTCTCATTTAAAACCGGGTCAGACGCCATGGGTGACCACTGATAAAAATGCGACTAAATCATACGGAAAAAAGATCAGTCAAACACCTTTAGTGAGTATTATCCTAGATTTAGTACGAGCAGAAGATATTCAAGAGCGCAAAGACGGTAAGAAGCTCAGAGACATGAAAAAGGAAGCTGTTGCAAGGATGCTTAAACAAAGTTATGAGCAAGGTGGCTGTATGACCTCGGTTGAATTAGCCATTCTTTTAAAGATCTCTCCACCAACTGTGGGTAAGTATATTAAAGAATGGGAACTGGAACACAATGAGGTTTTACCTAGAAGAGGTTCAATACATGATATGGGGCCAACTCTCACGCACAAAAAAATCATAATAGAAAAACTTTTCATAAAGAAACTCAGCGTTCAACAAGTAAGTCGTGAGACTTATCATTCATTCCAGGCTATCCAGCGTTATATCAGCAAATTTAAACAGGTTCTTATCTGTTACAAAAAGGATATGAATATCAATGAAATCGCCAAAGTTGTTGGAAACACGCCACGACTGATAAAAGAATACGAAGCCATTATTTTAGAGTACAAGGACCGCGGGTTTGTCTTAGAGCAAATCATCAATACGGACGCAAAGGTGGACTCACAATACGAAACCATCATCAATGACTTGAACTCTCAGAAAAACTAA